The genome window CCGGCacaaaccatcatcatcatcatcatcatcatcatcatcaccaccatcactccACCAAAAAAATGGCCGACCCCTTCGAAGTGCGAATGCGCTTCACAAACCAGCTGAGGCAACTCAACGCCTCGGTTACGTCTGCCCAAAAGGCGGCCCAGTTCGCGCTTAAACACCATGAAATGGGGGAGGATTTGCATTCTTGCATTTTGGAGCAGCTTGAAAAGGTCCCTTTACCCTCCGCCCCTTACATCCCCACATCATTACTGACAAAAGGACAGAACAACATGAACACCCGCGCCAACATTATGTACTTTATCGAACACTTCCTCGACCTCGCCCAGAAGGAATCCCACCCTGAATACGTTGTTCTCATGCAGCGGGACATCATCCGCGTCGTTGACGCTGTCGCTCCCGAAGATGGGACCGGGATCGCAAACGTCAAAGTTGCGAGGAAGGTCCTGCAGGCGTTGGCGGCAAAGTCGTTTCTTGATGGGGAGCTGCTGAGTCAGAttgaggaggtgttgagggagaggtatTCTGCCGCGCAGCAGGATCTGGCGCTCATGTCGTCGCCTACTACTgctgttggggatggtgatgtgggtgggggtgggggggtgcCTACGCCGCAGACTAGGGTTTCtattggtggtggtgggaaagggaagaTGAAGTTGGATAGGAAGCAGGTTGAGCAGAGGATTGAGGAGGATAGGGAGCGGCATaagaggcagagggaggggatttgGGCGGTTAGTCCGGAGAATGAGGCCGAGTTGAGCAAGTTGTGGGAGGAGACGAGCgagctgggggaggatgatgagaggatgtgtgatgaggagtgggaggagtggaaggaggcgatggggggtgggtgtgtgCATTGGGGGGAGAGGACTAATGGAGATCATCACTCATGAGTGTTTGACTGGTGGAGATTTGTTATGGTACGTATGGCgttttgggaagggggaaataATAACTTGGGAAAACAGCGGGTGTTTGGGgcgtttatttttattttgatggggaggaaaagCAGGATTGGATGGCTGTTGATTAGGTGTGATACCATACCTATAGTGCttgtgtatatatatatatcttgTGGGACTTGGAGGTAGGTACAGGCCTCTTTGAAGAAGCGTCTGGGAAAAGAACTGTAGCTTAATTATTGACACGGGGTGCTGTTTTATACCGACTACCTGCCTGCTAGCCTCCCAACACCAAACCAGAAACGCCGCTGTACAATTTACACACAAAAGTAAAcgtacaaaaaaaaaaaaaaaaaaaaaaaagaaaaaccagAGAAATAATCCGCATGATCCTGGCCAGTTACCAAGCTTTGCTTGCTACCAAAtttactactactactactactactcctcctcctcctcctcatcctcagccCTAGCCTTCTTCCTCACACTCTCCCCAttatcgtcatcatcaaccccctccgtggtcgccttcctcttccccttcccattcatcgccaccaccaccccctcgccctcctccatcagccTCTGCTCCTGATCCTCCATCTTGACAAGCAACCTCGCATAATCAAACTCaacccccttcaccacctcccccagcttcTCCACCCTCTCTTCTAGTTGGAGCTGTCCAAGCGCGTCCCTATTGTGCACGTACAGCCTCTTCTTGAGCATCAACTTCCAGAGCGCGtactccttcttctccgtcgCAGTGGCAACTTTTTTGCTCTCGTCCAGGCCGATGCCCGGACGGACGGACTCTCCCAGCCGGGACATGAGCTGCATTTCCAGGACGCGATAAAACTGCCTCTTTGTAATCTTTGCCTCTTTGCGTACCTTTTCGGCGGCGGCCTCGTCGATAATGTTTTTGGGTACGGGCCCTGTTTTGGGGAtcggggtggaggtgttgatctggagggcttggaaggaggggagggaacGCAAATGGCGGAGGTCGTTGATGTCGCGCATGTCGTCAAAGGCCTCGTTCGGGTCCTCGACGGTGATTTCCTttgtgggggggtgggagaggtagGTTTGGTAGACCGTGTGGTAGAGGCGGGAGCCGAGGGAGAGGtgctggaagggggggaggatgaggaactGGGAGATGCGGGAGCGGCAGGGGAGGGTGGTAATGTCGATTGTGGGGGTGCCGAGGGGGAAGTCTTCCTTGATTACGATGGGGTCGTtgattggggagggtgaggaggtgttgtcagaaaggggggtggttggtggggttggggggaggtggaggaagaagaagcggtAGACGGTGGAGTAGCCGGCGAAGATGTAGGTTGGTTTCTTGTTGGAGGGGTCGGTTTTCTTTTGGtagaggaagaagacggtcCAGTGGCCAGCGTCTTTGTCGTCGACGTTGATGGCGGTGCCGCCCTCGATGAAGAGGGGGACGAGGATCTGGATGCGCTTGACGAGCTGCTTGACGGCTGGGTCGGAGAGGGAGCCTTTCCAGACTTCAAAGCGGCCGGCCTTGTTGGTGAAGCTGGTGAGGAGCTCACCGGGGGGTGTCCAGTCGTCGCGGGGCTTGGCAAGTTCGGATTTCCAATCTTTCAGGGGTTGGAAGGCAACCTCGGGGAGGAACTCGGAGAGGACTTCCTTGATGTCGAGGGGTTCGGCGTCACCTATGGCGGGGAACTGCTTGCTGAACTTGATCTGGAGGTTGGGGCGCATATCGGTCGCATTGTAGCGGAGGTTGATTTGGAGGTCTTGGTAGCCAAAgatttcctcctcttcgccaaaGATGGGGTATGTGAATCTGGGGTGGAATTTGGACTCTTTGCCATTGGAGCCTGGGGCAACGAGAGAGATCACGAAAGCCTCGTTGGCGGAAGCCGTccctaggtaggtaaggaaAGCTGGTTAGTAAATTGATTTGCGTGGAGTGAAGAAAGCTGGAGTAGCTTACAggcgccgtcgtcgtcggccatggtggtgatgcggcTGGCGGTTGCTATAGGATGTATGCGGCTGGTATGCAGCTGGTAAGCAAAACAAAGCTCTGCggctggtgaggttgtgCTGCTTGAATGCGACAACAAAAGCTTCAAGTCGTCGACGTGAAAGTGGTTCGCGACGCGCTCTAATCGTACGGCGCGTTCCACTGCGACGGTTTAATTGAAAGCTCGGGCCACCTTTGACATCCTTGCTGCCACTTGAGCTCCAACTGGCAACATTCACAACGTTCACAACTAGGTGAATAACAAGAGACTGTACGAAGTCCATGTGTTCACTGGCTACCCGATACCACAATACCCCTCATTCACACTGTCTAACCGAGATaacccatcctctcctcctcgcagTTCCTCGCAGTTTCCTCGCATTCTGCAATAACCAGCCCTTCCCAATCAAGACTTCCACTAGGGGTTCTCACCTCAATCTGTACAAGCCTAACTCAATCCAGCCAAGCGTAACGGGCTGGCGGGGCCGTCTTGCGCATCTTGCGGCCAGATCGTCCGCCATTGATCGCCAACCTTTTTGCGCTTGCGACGACACCACCGTTATCTTTTTCTGTGCGGCCATCGCAAATTTGGTGGTTGGGCCCGTCTTGACCCTCATGAATCGACAAAGGGGTCTTTTCcgctctcctcctgctccccccGTCAAATAATAGATATACCTATTCAATTTCAAATATCTACCTGCCTGGTGCCCCATCATGAGTGGCTTAATCTTCCTCGTCGTGACCTCGGTAAGTTTGATGATGCGCCAGCCACCCCTCCCCGCGGCGATTTGTAAGACAACGGGCTAACTCACTGTTTCTCGTTTCCATAGGTGGTCATGGCCGTGGCGTATGTTCATCAcaaccttcttcctcaaGCCACCATCTAATTGACCCCCCTCTGTTCGCGTTTGTTAcagctccttcctcgccggcGCACTCCCCTTATCCATCAGCCTCACCCAATCCCAACTCCGCTTCGTCGCCTCCCTCGGCGCGGGTCTTTTAGTTGGATCATGCCTTATAGTCATTGTCCCCGAGGGCATAGAAGCCatcgcctccgcctcctccgaccATCACCGCGACGATAATGCCCCGCACCGTCACCGTCGCGATGATCCCCCTCAGaccgaagacgacgagcTCCCTGCCTTCCACATcggcctctccctcatcctcggcttcgCCCTCATGTTCCTCATCGaccgcctcccccgccatCTAACAGACCGcttcacccctcccccccaatcccGCCACGTATCCCTCGACAACCTCTCCACTCACCAACCCGATTCCGACCTCGAAGACGAGTCCTTCCTCGGGGGTTTGACACCCTCCCCGAAACAATCACGATCACTAGCAACGACAATAGGACTGGTGATCCACGCGGCAGCAGACGGTGTTGCGATGGGGGCGTCAGCGACAACATCAAACATGAACGTCGGCCTgatcatcttcttcgccatTCTGGTCCACAAGGCCCCCGCGGCGTTTGGGCTTACGTCTACGCTGCTTAAGCAAGGGTTGAGCAAACGAGCGGCGAGGGTGCATCTCATGGTGTTCAGCCTGGCGGCACCGGTGGGGGCGCTGGTGACGTATTTCATGGTGGGCATGCTGGGGGGGGAGcatttggagggggaggagggggggaagtggTGGACGGGGATGCTGCTCTTGTTCAGCGGGGGGACGTTTTTGTATGTGGCTATGCATGCTATGCAGGAGGAGAATtcttttggggttggggggcatGATCATGCTGGgcagggaggtggggggggttATTCAGAggctgggaatggggggaataggagggggggaaggttggAGTTGAGGGATACTTTGGgaacggtggtggggatgttGCTGCCTTTGGCGACGAGGTttgggcatcatcatcatcattagggggaggggaggtgatgtgtgggttttttttttcagatGGCGTTATTGGGACAAGGGCGGGCTTGGATAGTGATGTTTATTGTTTCTGTGGGataaaaaggggggtgatgggtgtgTATGATTATCAGCGTAGCAGTGGGGTTGAACGAAAGGCGTTGTTTTTACTAGGTAAGGGTCTAAATGTACGACTACCACTACCATGCTTGATCATACCAGGTTTCTTTTCCTGGCTTTATCACTGGTATATGGGAATGCATGCTTCCTCGCTCTGGAGACGTAACGTGTGTGTAAGATTTGGACTTCACATCGGTTCGGAAAGCAGGTCTCGAGTCAGGTTGTACAAAGTCGCCCTTTCCTTCCGTACCTTGATTACGGGCCCGAAATAAACCGGCCACATCCATGGAGGAAGGGCCTGTAGGTCCGCAGGGTCAGGGGGAAATCCATACAGGATTCTGAGATGGGTGGCTGAAAATGTTGCTCTTCGAAGCTACTACACTAACaaagttggtggtgaggtgggtggtgtggatATGCTTGTGCGTGTGTGCGGGGCGGATGGGCGGGCCTGGGGCTGGGACTGTTGGCCTGCTCCTGGTGGTGGGACGTTTCAgattttgggggaggggagagaagTTATCAGGTTTTATTTGGGCATGTCCGGGTGTTTTGGGTTTCTGAGAGATGAAAGATGAGCGGCAGGTTTAGACGATCATTTTGTTATGACAGGAGGGGAGCGTTGGATGTTACGATGAATCGTTGGGGTGGGTGTCaaagatggatggatggatgggacaTTCAAGAATCTTAAGAATCTTTGGCAGACATCCGGGTTTTGACTTACACAGTTCAGTTTCAGTGACACCAGGGTTCGGATTTGGGAGCTGACTGCAGTTAATAATATATGGACTGCCTTTTTGCTGCAGGGCATGATGTAAATCCTAGAAATAATACCTGTTGTGTATAGGTAGGTTAATTTTCATGTGGGCTGTGATGCAATGTACCTAGCCAGGGACCTGTAGTTTAAGCAGACAGGACCTAGGGTCAGTCCGTTTACGCCGTGTTTGTTACCGTGGCGCTTTTCATACAATGAGCGGCGAAGAGGCGTGGGTTTGTATACCCAGTGATATTTCCAGCTAGGTGGTTGTTAGTTCGGGGGATGCCGCTGCTATTCTTGTTGTAGACAGATAGATGAATGTGTGAGATCGGTGCATGCATGACGGGCATGGAGATGAGGTAGGAGGTCGGGGGTGCCCTAGTAAAATGCAAACGCCGGATTTGCTTCTTGGACGAGTTCTGTGCGAAGGTCACTCCGGCCCGAAGGGGGGCAAAGTcaaaagagaaagggggTGTTGCTCCATGTTATTGTTAGGTTGTGAGTTGAGATGGTGGATTCGAGAGGAGAGAAAGTCCCGTTGAGAGTCTCACGGGAgggggctggagggggaCCACCGCTAAGGCTGCTGCGGGTTTGGTGTGTCGCtcgctgatgctgatgcgaTGCCGTGTTTTGATCACAGACTTAAGTAGAGATCCAAGAGTGAAAAATGTCAAATGCCCAACTGCCAGCAACGGCCATGGCAACATATACCTGTCCAGCCAGATGGGCCAAACG of Podospora pseudopauciseta strain CBS 411.78 chromosome 7 map unlocalized CBS411.78m_7, whole genome shotgun sequence contains these proteins:
- the HAT1 gene encoding histone acetyltransferase 1 (COG:B; BUSCO:EOG09263EVJ; EggNog:ENOG503NWPI); translation: MADDDGAWTASANEAFVISLVAPGSNGKESKFHPRFTYPIFGEEEEIFGYQDLQINLRYNATDMRPNLQIKFSKQFPAIGDAEPLDIKEVLSEFLPEVAFQPLKDWKSELAKPRDDWTPPGELLTSFTNKAGRFEVWKGSLSDPAVKQLVKRIQILVPLFIEGGTAINVDDKDAGHWTVFFLYQKKTDPSNKKPTYIFAGYSTVYRFFFLHLPPTPPTTPLSDNTSSPSPINDPIVIKEDFPLGTPTIDITTLPCRSRISQFLILPPFQHLSLGSRLYHTVYQTYLSHPPTKEITVEDPNEAFDDMRDINDLRHLRSLPSFQALQINTSTPIPKTGPVPKNIIDEAAAEKVRKEAKITKRQFYRVLEMQLMSRLGESVRPGIGLDESKKVATATEKKEYALWKLMLKKRLYVHNRDALGQLQLEERVEKLGEVVKGVEFDYARLLVKMEDQEQRLMEEGEGVVVAMNGKGKRKATTEGVDDDDNGESVRKKARAEDEEEEEE
- a CDS encoding uncharacterized protein (COG:U; EggNog:ENOG503NWZP) — encoded protein: MSGLIFLVVTSVVMAVASFLAGALPLSISLTQSQLRFVASLGAGLLVGSCLIVIVPEGIEAIASASSDHHRDDNAPHRHRRDDPPQTEDDELPAFHIGLSLILGFALMFLIDRLPRHLTDRFTPPPQSRHVSLDNLSTHQPDSDLEDESFLGGLTPSPKQSRSLATTIGLVIHAAADGVAMGASATTSNMNVGLIIFFAILVHKAPAAFGLTSTLLKQGLSKRAARVHLMVFSLAAPVGALVTYFMVGMLGGEHLEGEEGGKWWTGMLLLFSGGTFLYVAMHAMQEENSFGVGGHDHAGQGGGGGYSEAGNGGNRRGGRLELRDTLGTVVGMLLPLATRFGHHHHH
- a CDS encoding uncharacterized protein (EggNog:ENOG503NYTD; COG:S): MDDSHKPPIAHQGPAAQQPPSSSNTTVPRQQPQNPQPERAVAGHGPKVNITPNNTKWSKNNSQKLKNLSNYINNNNSTGTNHHHHHHHHHHHHHHSTKKMADPFEVRMRFTNQLRQLNASVTSAQKAAQFALKHHEMGEDLHSCILEQLEKNNMNTRANIMYFIEHFLDLAQKESHPEYVVLMQRDIIRVVDAVAPEDGTGIANVKVARKVLQALAAKSFLDGELLSQIEEVLRERYSAAQQDLALMSSPTTAVGDGDVGGGGGVPTPQTRVSIGGGGKGKMKLDRKQVEQRIEEDRERHKRQREGIWAVSPENEAELSKLWEETSELGEDDERMCDEEWEEWKEAMGGGCVHWGERTNGDHHS